One window from the genome of Methyloradius palustris encodes:
- a CDS encoding tyrosine-type recombinase/integrase codes for MAQAKSLSEVELKRVLAVAAAGRNAARNKAMVLLTFYAGMRVGEVAALKWKDIKDGDGSIKNEIRLKAEQTKGKHGRTIMVGEKLRKELSTYAELVKSTDDTKPVIYSQRNRDGFNSNTLSQEFKTLYKKAGITGATSHSGRRTFITTLANKGVGVRVLMSLAGHRSITTTQLYIDINDEMKRSAVNLL; via the coding sequence ATGGCACAGGCAAAGTCACTATCAGAAGTTGAGTTAAAACGCGTTTTGGCAGTAGCGGCAGCAGGTCGAAATGCAGCGCGTAACAAGGCAATGGTATTGCTAACGTTCTACGCAGGGATGCGAGTTGGTGAAGTCGCAGCGCTTAAATGGAAGGACATTAAGGACGGTGACGGCTCAATCAAAAACGAGATACGGCTCAAAGCGGAGCAGACCAAAGGCAAACATGGCCGCACGATTATGGTCGGTGAAAAACTCAGAAAAGAGCTTTCGACATACGCGGAGCTAGTTAAATCAACGGACGATACTAAGCCAGTGATTTACTCGCAACGTAATAGAGACGGGTTCAATTCAAATACGCTGTCACAAGAGTTTAAAACGCTCTATAAAAAGGCAGGTATCACAGGTGCGACAAGCCACAGTGGGCGCAGAACGTTTATTACGACATTGGCAAACAAGGGGGTTGGTGTTCGAGTGCTGATGTCTTTAGCTGGGCATCGCAGTATTACAACAACCCAGCTTTATATCGACATTAACGATGAGATGAAACGCAGCGCAGTGAATTTGCTATAG
- a CDS encoding ScaI family restriction endonuclease, whose translation MSPYATASIDQWPDITNQLISDHPLHPAEILDIAQVCWESVWETQIGSGSTIINLIEISPPATVIGYFFEKLFAKELARRYPAEWRGGVTGNDKDLVCIADNQKSIEIKASGQLGLKIYGNRSYGQEAENAHLVKKDKSGYYITVNFYANVLTLVRFGWIDASDWQAQKAATGQMAGLNPNVYEYKLLPLKGRYALNAPIGLLSGIGPKLSGELQAIGIRRVIDLIQYDGEANKSLLKAQKIALTYEDLFAKEFTEAFDEPQPPPTLVADQ comes from the coding sequence ATGTCACCATATGCAACTGCATCAATAGATCAATGGCCTGATATAACTAATCAGCTGATCAGCGACCACCCACTTCATCCAGCCGAAATTCTCGATATTGCACAAGTATGTTGGGAAAGCGTTTGGGAAACGCAAATTGGCTCTGGCTCTACAATAATAAATCTCATCGAAATAAGTCCGCCAGCGACTGTAATTGGTTATTTTTTTGAAAAGCTATTCGCTAAAGAATTGGCCAGAAGATACCCAGCCGAATGGAGAGGTGGTGTCACTGGTAATGATAAAGATTTAGTATGTATTGCTGATAATCAAAAATCCATTGAGATTAAAGCTTCTGGTCAACTAGGTTTGAAAATATATGGAAACCGAAGTTATGGACAGGAAGCAGAAAATGCTCACCTGGTGAAGAAAGATAAAAGTGGCTATTACATTACAGTAAATTTTTATGCCAATGTATTGACGTTAGTCAGATTCGGTTGGATTGATGCTTCAGATTGGCAAGCGCAAAAAGCGGCAACAGGTCAGATGGCTGGCTTAAATCCTAATGTCTATGAATATAAGCTATTACCTTTAAAGGGAAGATATGCTCTTAATGCGCCAATTGGGCTTCTAAGTGGGATTGGTCCTAAACTATCTGGGGAATTGCAGGCAATTGGAATACGACGAGTTATTGATCTGATTCAGTATGATGGCGAAGCAAACAAGTCATTATTGAAAGCGCAAAAAATTGCTCTAACGTATGAAGACCTATTCGCTAAAGAGTTCACAGAGGCTTTTGATGAACCTCAGCCTCCACCAACTTTAGTCGCTGATCAATAA
- a CDS encoding helix-turn-helix domain-containing protein: MLNRALKLLRTYHQYTQTDLAKKFEISNTYLCEIEKGVKTPPIELLTKYSETFKMPVSTILLFSEEMAKPYKPTDKLKVAAADKVLKLLEWIEETDLVTNA, encoded by the coding sequence TTGTTAAACCGTGCTTTAAAATTGCTTCGAACATACCACCAATATACTCAAACTGATTTAGCTAAAAAGTTTGAGATTTCGAATACGTACTTGTGCGAAATTGAAAAGGGTGTCAAAACTCCGCCGATAGAGCTTCTCACTAAATATTCCGAAACTTTCAAAATGCCAGTGTCTACCATTTTGTTATTTTCAGAAGAAATGGCGAAACCTTACAAGCCAACCGATAAATTAAAAGTGGCTGCTGCAGACAAGGTTCTGAAGCTACTAGAATGGATCGAAGAAACTGATCTGGTGACTAATGCATAA
- a CDS encoding HNH endonuclease, which translates to MITSSVLDELKPTNAINVIELVAEAGIDISNWGYTNDGRVVKNPASNPAYSFEWAFGGEGNPSLVCVWHSSLEMIDGQIEYEDNLRDFALSLDRIAIDQTKPRDVKSRARQQAKRARRFDSVLQRAFRTNQPVRVIILEGKTRSKSEVGVDRSEVDFRKLDTAFWYMHSYDDSGSIRLVRNVLPLSDEPDVNTDIAADSLNNIQYIDQFTSPKKLEAVGSVFVRSALVRDVVLKRAKGVCEYCGEQGFKTASDSIYLETHHVVPLSENGADEEWNVVAICPNDHRKAHYADNQKEMRKTLLEFLIELHPKVSIELFKF; encoded by the coding sequence ATGATTACAAGCTCCGTTTTAGATGAATTGAAGCCAACCAATGCAATAAACGTTATTGAATTAGTTGCTGAAGCTGGTATTGATATAAGCAATTGGGGATATACCAATGATGGTAGGGTCGTCAAAAATCCTGCATCTAATCCAGCATACAGTTTTGAGTGGGCATTTGGTGGTGAAGGAAATCCATCTTTAGTATGCGTTTGGCACTCGTCATTAGAAATGATAGATGGTCAGATTGAATATGAAGACAACCTTAGGGATTTTGCGCTTAGTTTAGATCGGATTGCTATTGATCAAACGAAACCCAGAGATGTTAAATCTCGTGCGAGACAACAAGCCAAAAGAGCTCGCCGTTTTGATTCAGTTCTTCAAAGGGCTTTTCGAACGAATCAACCTGTAAGAGTCATCATACTAGAAGGCAAAACCCGATCCAAAAGTGAAGTCGGAGTTGACCGCTCTGAAGTTGATTTCCGAAAATTAGACACAGCATTTTGGTACATGCATAGCTATGATGATTCAGGCTCCATTCGACTAGTGCGTAATGTATTGCCATTATCTGATGAGCCTGACGTAAACACTGATATTGCAGCTGACTCATTAAACAATATTCAATATATCGATCAATTCACTTCCCCGAAGAAACTAGAAGCAGTCGGATCAGTTTTCGTTAGGTCAGCATTAGTTAGGGATGTCGTTTTAAAACGCGCAAAAGGAGTTTGTGAGTATTGTGGTGAACAAGGATTTAAGACTGCTTCGGATTCAATATATTTAGAGACTCACCACGTTGTTCCATTATCGGAAAATGGAGCAGATGAAGAATGGAATGTAGTCGCAATTTGTCCTAATGATCATCGAAAGGCACATTACGCCGATAACCAAAAAGAAATGCGTAAAACACTACTTGAATTTTTAATTGAATTACACCCAAAGGTATCTATTGAGTTATTCAAATTTTGA
- the msbA gene encoding lipid A export permease/ATP-binding protein MsbA — protein sequence MSKKTSQPEMNAPISDAKTLYLRLIKYATRYWVVFALSVVSLVILSATNTGFLATIKMVTDEGFVKQDSAKLSILPLMLFGLLAIRAVAGFLSNFAMRWVGRRVVENLRRDAFSKLMSLPVSFFDAHSAGIVTSKLTFDTEQMARASTSAAVSAVRDSLTIIGMLGYMLYLDWRLTLIFAIMAPLMTVYLKKMSPKLREAGTTVQESMGEMTQVAEEAVTGQRMVKIFGGSDYEFQRFSHAVGKNRHMQIRLARISGINSMVVELLAALALGFVVYYAVGKFTAGEFAAFIGALLMLISPIKSLTGLNEDMQVGLAAAKSIFSLMDSVPEVDGGEETVDRAKGEIEFRHVTLQYENAKRPALNQLSFSVKPGEKLALVGRSGGGKTTLVNLLPRFYEQQAGDLLLDGVDVRTLTLKNLRQQFALVSQDVILFNDTVFNNIAYGLLRNASEAEVIAAAKAAHAWEFIQQLPNGLYSQIGDRGVRLSGGQRQRLAIARAILKDAPILLLDEATSALDTESEQHVQAALDTLMHNRTTIVIAHRLSTIENADRILVLEQGEIIESGTHASLLEAHGHYAKLYQKQFH from the coding sequence ATGTCAAAGAAAACATCCCAACCTGAAATGAATGCCCCAATCTCAGACGCAAAGACGCTTTATCTGCGTCTAATCAAATATGCTACCCGCTATTGGGTGGTCTTTGCATTGAGTGTTGTTTCACTCGTAATTTTATCGGCTACTAATACTGGTTTTCTCGCCACCATCAAAATGGTGACGGATGAAGGCTTTGTGAAGCAAGACTCAGCCAAGCTCAGTATCCTGCCGCTTATGTTATTCGGTCTATTGGCGATTCGCGCGGTCGCTGGGTTCTTATCCAATTTTGCTATGCGATGGGTAGGGCGTCGAGTTGTCGAAAATTTACGTCGTGATGCATTTTCCAAGTTGATGAGCTTACCTGTGAGTTTTTTTGATGCGCATTCAGCTGGGATTGTGACTTCCAAGCTTACTTTTGATACCGAGCAAATGGCCAGAGCGAGCACCAGTGCGGCTGTCAGCGCAGTACGAGATAGCCTGACGATTATCGGTATGCTCGGTTATATGCTTTATCTGGATTGGCGCTTGACGCTGATTTTCGCCATTATGGCGCCGCTGATGACGGTGTATCTCAAGAAAATGTCACCTAAACTCCGAGAGGCTGGTACCACGGTACAAGAGTCTATGGGGGAGATGACCCAAGTCGCTGAAGAGGCTGTGACAGGCCAGCGCATGGTGAAAATATTTGGCGGTTCTGACTATGAGTTTCAGCGATTTAGTCATGCGGTAGGTAAAAATCGTCACATGCAAATACGATTGGCACGAATCTCGGGCATCAATAGTATGGTTGTAGAACTTCTAGCCGCGCTGGCTCTGGGCTTTGTCGTCTATTATGCAGTCGGCAAATTTACTGCGGGTGAATTCGCTGCATTTATTGGTGCTTTGCTAATGTTGATTTCACCTATTAAAAGCCTGACGGGCTTGAATGAAGATATGCAAGTCGGTCTCGCTGCGGCTAAGAGTATATTTTCTCTAATGGATAGCGTGCCTGAGGTTGATGGCGGTGAAGAAACAGTCGACCGTGCTAAAGGTGAAATCGAGTTTCGCCATGTGACGCTGCAATATGAAAACGCAAAACGCCCAGCGCTGAATCAATTGAGTTTTAGCGTTAAACCAGGCGAAAAGCTTGCATTGGTAGGCAGATCCGGCGGCGGCAAGACCACCCTGGTGAATCTGTTGCCACGTTTCTATGAGCAGCAAGCTGGCGATTTGCTGCTTGATGGTGTTGATGTACGTACTTTAACTCTCAAAAATCTACGTCAGCAATTTGCGCTGGTCAGCCAGGATGTCATTCTCTTCAATGACACAGTATTTAATAATATCGCCTATGGCCTTTTGCGTAATGCGAGTGAGGCTGAAGTGATTGCGGCGGCCAAAGCTGCACATGCTTGGGAGTTCATTCAGCAATTACCAAATGGGCTATATAGCCAGATCGGTGATCGCGGCGTACGCCTCTCTGGTGGTCAACGGCAGCGATTGGCGATTGCCCGTGCCATTTTGAAAGATGCACCCATACTCTTGCTCGATGAAGCCACTTCAGCGCTTGATACAGAGTCCGAACAACATGTGCAGGCCGCGCTAGATACCTTGATGCACAATCGAACCACTATCGTTATCGCACATCGACTCTCAACTATTGAGAATGCAGATCGCATACTGGTGCTAGAGCAAGGTGAAATCATCGAAAGCGGTACACATGCTTCGCTACTTGAGGCGCATGGGCATTACGCAAAGCTGTATCAAAAACAATTCCATTAA
- a CDS encoding MotA/TolQ/ExbB proton channel family protein: protein MWEIILAAGWPIWPLIFASVVTLAIIAERFWALREDIVAPSNLLPEVQKGLSQGSITKEACDKLAQHSLLGEIFASALSNIDAPREVMKEAIEESGRSVAHKLDRYLTALGTIATVSPLLGLLGTVIGMVELFGAFTSTGHDIAQFARGISIALYNTAGGIVVAVPAMIFYRYFRGKVDGLIIEMEQQAIKLVEIIHGVRK, encoded by the coding sequence GTGTGGGAAATTATTCTAGCGGCTGGCTGGCCAATCTGGCCTCTGATATTCGCTTCTGTAGTGACCTTGGCGATTATCGCTGAGCGTTTTTGGGCTTTGCGCGAAGACATCGTCGCCCCAAGTAATTTACTACCAGAAGTACAAAAAGGCTTAAGCCAAGGCAGCATTACCAAAGAAGCCTGTGACAAATTGGCGCAGCATTCTTTACTCGGTGAAATATTTGCCAGTGCTTTGAGCAATATAGATGCGCCACGCGAAGTCATGAAAGAGGCCATTGAAGAGTCTGGTCGCTCAGTTGCTCACAAATTGGATCGTTATCTTACGGCTCTGGGAACTATTGCTACAGTTAGCCCTTTGCTTGGTTTGCTTGGTACCGTCATCGGTATGGTGGAATTGTTCGGCGCCTTCACTTCTACAGGCCATGATATTGCACAGTTTGCTCGCGGCATTTCAATTGCGCTCTACAACACAGCCGGCGGTATTGTGGTGGCTGTGCCAGCGATGATTTTCTATCGTTATTTCCGCGGCAAGGTTGATGGTTTAATCATCGAAATGGAGCAACAGGCAATCAAGCTGGTTGAAATCATCCACGGCGTTCGTAAATAA
- a CDS encoding ExbD/TolR family protein, with product MNFQRGKKHEDLEMNLVPLIDVLLVIIIFLVVSATFSRVSELQINLPTAEANPQQEKPLIITVDIDASGHYSVNSTALSDPNVASIGEALRRAVPDGKDPTIVINADGNSTHQSVVNVMEAARQENFTHITFATQIKSGS from the coding sequence ATGAATTTTCAACGCGGAAAAAAGCACGAAGATCTGGAAATGAACCTAGTGCCACTGATTGACGTTCTGTTGGTCATCATCATCTTCTTGGTCGTCAGCGCGACTTTCTCACGTGTGAGCGAACTACAGATTAATCTGCCGACGGCTGAAGCTAATCCGCAACAGGAAAAGCCGCTGATAATCACAGTAGATATTGATGCATCAGGACATTATTCGGTGAACAGCACTGCACTATCTGACCCCAATGTGGCGAGCATAGGCGAGGCATTGCGCCGTGCCGTGCCTGATGGTAAAGATCCAACTATCGTGATTAATGCAGATGGTAATAGCACTCATCAGTCTGTAGTGAATGTGATGGAAGCAGCCCGTCAGGAAAACTTCACTCACATCACTTTTGCTACTCAAATCAAATCGGGCTCTTAA
- a CDS encoding reverse transcriptase family protein, whose protein sequence is MHKQYSIDQSPLYRIVGLNQLEKRLNIKLNRLDRLLKDGSYRTFLNKKNRPIQHPVGLLNVVHGKIAYYLARIRVPDYVYSQKFRSYVDNAYEHKGIHPVAKTDISKYFPSISKQMVKQMFVEQFKCAKDIAEILANICCFQQKHLPTGSVISGYVAFFACKKLFDQIHSHANSAGCSFTLYVDDLTISGSQANRAFLYEIRKMILSYGLSMSVEKTITYSAYAPKKLTGVIVKYNQCLLPNEQHKTIRDKKIAIQNAVSEADKVILKKSLKGSLQQAKQIEKVNAGLIDYQPTLIYS, encoded by the coding sequence ATGCATAAGCAATACTCAATTGATCAGTCGCCTCTATATCGTATTGTTGGGCTTAATCAACTTGAGAAACGCCTAAATATCAAGTTAAACAGACTTGATAGGCTACTGAAAGATGGAAGTTACCGTACTTTTCTAAATAAAAAAAATAGACCAATACAGCATCCAGTTGGATTGCTTAATGTAGTGCACGGCAAAATCGCCTACTACTTAGCTCGAATTCGAGTTCCTGATTATGTCTATTCTCAGAAGTTTAGATCATATGTAGATAATGCTTATGAACATAAAGGCATTCATCCAGTCGCTAAGACAGACATATCAAAATATTTCCCTAGTATCAGCAAACAGATGGTTAAACAAATGTTTGTCGAACAGTTTAAATGTGCCAAAGATATTGCGGAGATATTGGCAAATATTTGTTGCTTTCAACAAAAGCATTTACCTACAGGCAGCGTGATTAGTGGTTATGTTGCTTTCTTTGCCTGCAAAAAACTCTTTGACCAAATTCACTCACATGCAAATTCCGCAGGCTGCAGCTTTACTTTGTATGTCGACGACTTAACCATATCTGGCTCACAAGCAAATAGAGCATTCTTGTATGAAATTCGTAAAATGATTCTTAGTTATGGGTTGAGCATGTCTGTTGAAAAAACCATAACTTATTCGGCTTATGCACCCAAAAAACTCACAGGCGTAATTGTCAAATATAATCAATGTTTACTACCCAATGAACAGCATAAAACAATACGTGATAAAAAAATTGCTATTCAAAATGCAGTGTCAGAAGCTGATAAAGTCATATTAAAGAAGTCCTTAAAAGGCTCTTTGCAACAGGCCAAACAAATTGAAAAGGTAAATGCTGGTTTGATAGATTACCAGCCTACCCTCATTTATAGCTGA
- a CDS encoding AAA family ATPase, whose protein sequence is MDALVNQTDWAQKYRPQKLEDMILPDSTMSRLIKMRDSKQRLSLLFHGNPGTGKTTAARLLHDNFYETNCSMFRGIDSIKTLEKIAMTPSIYSDFRVIVMDESDALTPDAQNSLRNTIEKMSFGNMFVFTANNPEKLSAALHSRLHPIDFTFNSGDLLLRQKMVVRAQQILENEGLSADTSVIQSIVRNCFPDMRKVLKQLQFEIALA, encoded by the coding sequence ATGGACGCCCTAGTTAATCAAACTGACTGGGCGCAGAAATATCGCCCACAAAAGCTCGAAGACATGATTTTGCCTGACAGCACTATGTCTCGATTAATCAAAATGCGTGACTCAAAACAAAGGTTAAGCCTTCTTTTTCACGGAAATCCTGGCACTGGTAAAACAACTGCTGCACGTTTATTACATGACAATTTTTATGAAACAAATTGTTCTATGTTCAGAGGCATTGATTCAATAAAAACGCTTGAAAAAATTGCTATGACACCGTCTATTTACAGTGACTTCCGAGTAATAGTAATGGATGAAAGTGATGCACTAACACCTGATGCTCAAAATAGTCTGCGTAATACTATTGAAAAAATGTCATTCGGTAATATGTTTGTGTTCACTGCAAATAATCCTGAAAAATTGTCTGCCGCATTGCATTCACGTCTTCATCCAATTGATTTCACATTTAACAGTGGTGATCTCTTACTGAGACAAAAAATGGTTGTTAGGGCGCAGCAAATACTTGAGAACGAGGGTCTGTCTGCTGATACAAGCGTAATTCAGTCAATAGTACGTAATTGTTTTCCCGATATGCGTAAAGTGCTTAAACAATTGCAGTTTGAAATTGCTTTAGCGTAA
- a CDS encoding DUF6641 family protein, which yields MSLLQALKIVTSKRPTQLTPIQHRRNKLIKKLHEQSECAKARAEGRDCSFKRYRTLKNKETGERTQVEQQYSIKQWWYTNDEGKTIFEIRYGSRLVEIAKGKTGVEIDSPEKLVETIDLLKRAIEAGELDEGINALVGAFGRQIKKK from the coding sequence ATGTCATTACTACAAGCATTAAAGATCGTAACAAGCAAACGACCTACCCAATTAACTCCAATTCAACATCGCCGTAACAAGCTAATCAAAAAGCTACATGAACAGTCAGAATGCGCTAAAGCGAGGGCTGAAGGTCGCGATTGCTCATTTAAACGTTATCGCACACTAAAAAATAAAGAAACTGGTGAACGTACGCAAGTTGAACAGCAATATAGTATTAAACAATGGTGGTACACCAATGATGAGGGTAAGACTATTTTTGAAATTCGATATGGCAGTCGTTTAGTAGAAATTGCTAAAGGCAAAACAGGAGTGGAAATTGATAGCCCTGAAAAGCTAGTTGAAACAATTGACCTGCTGAAACGAGCTATTGAAGCAGGTGAATTGGATGAGGGCATCAATGCTTTGGTTGGTGCTTTTGGACGGCAGATTAAGAAGAAATGA
- a CDS encoding STAND family AAA ATPase: MQISILHLSDIHFSDEENFIIGFNDEIARICYQSARECDAFFIIVTGDIAYSGSHSQYLIALEFLTRIKELVSAETEVPVNILVVPGNHDCVLKPIDSVRETIIGSIIANPELAKDSEIVANCTKAQKNYFDFESTILEIVPIYSDQLWKEIEVEITGQKIRFSLLNGAWMSQIPEEQGKLIYPVNDYEQLFEQPADLRFVLLHQPFNWYEQNTYQNFRKCLQGKAHFVLSGHEHVTNISVLDNDSGDTVYFEAGALQPHGSAIPTFSILDFKSAEQIVTENKFEIINGNIIQVDNPKIREFTDDKKNIVVKSKVSKEFLAQVNDPGGNFSHLTQKINLDDVFVYPDARNRCHPGNTAVITSTEKLISKIDDGTKLLFIGEEKAGKTVLLYQMFKECHLKGLFPLYLRASSINAFTDTDILKALRSCAAQQYVDVNCFEQSEKSKRVILIDDLDRLKGGPKFVAKLLQYLEKHFSAFVITADIGFEVTELLTPDAAEILKPYDTYELLRFNLRLRLQLVRKWCKCSDISNLQDYDKKVHQVESILNTVVGKNLVPSQPIYLLILLLSADQHQQSELQNSSFAYYYQYLITKSLKDVGLKPDKFNELFNYLANLAWLYSTTEIHQASLSELNEFNRIFSDKYITVQLKERLDLLTAAKILTRQDDYYSFTYPYIYYYFVGMYAAEHLSHPDNKVKQIVGDWCSNLNRRANAHSVLFLTHHSNDTWVIDQVANVLKNCFPEYKAMEFNGDTDVLNSLIDSVTGILIEAPNVHLNQMQLREMQDTNEQHDYEDSDTNDLKFIGKINLMLRTAEILGQILKNYYGSLEKTVKSDLLHQVVSGPLRLIRGIIEIMTEDPEALVKSIEGLIDDPEEKLDAARKKEAARKFAFRLLGLVSTNFIIKSAQNINTESLEEDLDAYVKKDPTNAKKLLYAATKLTQAGKIPMDTIRKLSEDLQPNAFAFTILQSLGVFHLYLFHTSFEEKQNLCKYLKISMDSSLSIDLLHSKTKMIGKQNT; encoded by the coding sequence ATGCAAATTTCGATACTTCACCTAAGCGATATACACTTCTCAGATGAAGAAAATTTCATAATAGGCTTTAACGATGAGATAGCCAGGATTTGCTATCAATCAGCTCGAGAATGTGATGCTTTCTTTATTATAGTTACAGGAGATATTGCTTATAGTGGTTCACATTCACAATATTTAATAGCTCTGGAATTTCTTACAAGAATAAAAGAACTAGTTTCCGCAGAAACGGAAGTACCCGTAAATATTCTAGTTGTGCCTGGGAATCACGATTGTGTATTAAAACCTATAGATTCTGTAAGAGAAACAATTATTGGATCAATAATTGCAAATCCTGAATTGGCAAAAGATAGCGAAATCGTAGCTAACTGTACCAAAGCACAAAAAAATTATTTTGATTTTGAATCAACTATTTTGGAAATTGTTCCAATTTATAGTGATCAGTTATGGAAAGAAATTGAAGTTGAAATAACAGGCCAAAAAATACGTTTTTCTCTTTTAAACGGCGCCTGGATGTCACAAATACCAGAGGAACAAGGTAAGTTAATTTATCCTGTAAATGACTATGAACAGCTATTTGAGCAACCAGCAGACCTAAGATTTGTACTATTACATCAGCCGTTTAATTGGTATGAACAAAATACATACCAAAATTTTAGGAAATGCCTTCAGGGCAAAGCGCATTTTGTTCTATCTGGACACGAGCACGTAACTAACATCTCTGTTTTAGATAATGACTCAGGAGACACAGTTTATTTTGAAGCGGGAGCATTGCAACCACATGGAAGCGCAATTCCAACTTTCTCAATTTTAGATTTTAAATCTGCAGAGCAAATAGTAACTGAGAATAAGTTTGAAATAATTAATGGGAACATTATTCAGGTAGACAATCCTAAAATTCGGGAATTTACAGATGACAAAAAGAATATTGTCGTTAAAAGTAAAGTTTCTAAAGAATTTTTAGCTCAAGTTAATGACCCTGGCGGTAACTTCTCTCACCTCACACAAAAAATCAATTTAGACGATGTATTTGTATATCCAGATGCCCGAAATAGATGTCATCCTGGCAATACCGCTGTTATTACATCAACTGAAAAATTAATCAGTAAAATTGATGATGGCACAAAGTTATTGTTTATCGGAGAAGAGAAGGCTGGAAAAACAGTTCTACTTTATCAAATGTTCAAAGAATGTCATTTGAAAGGTTTGTTCCCATTATATTTAAGAGCTTCATCAATTAATGCATTCACAGACACAGACATTTTAAAGGCATTAAGAAGCTGTGCAGCACAACAATATGTTGACGTAAATTGTTTCGAGCAGTCAGAGAAATCAAAACGGGTAATTTTAATCGACGATTTAGACCGTCTAAAAGGCGGCCCTAAATTTGTAGCTAAGCTTTTACAGTATTTAGAGAAACATTTTTCTGCATTTGTCATAACTGCAGACATTGGCTTTGAAGTAACAGAACTCTTAACCCCAGATGCAGCAGAAATTCTAAAACCATACGATACATATGAGTTATTGAGATTTAACTTACGTTTAAGACTTCAGTTAGTGAGGAAATGGTGCAAATGCAGTGACATTTCAAATCTTCAGGATTACGACAAGAAAGTACATCAAGTAGAAAGTATCTTAAATACTGTCGTTGGTAAAAACCTAGTTCCTTCACAACCAATTTATTTACTCATTCTGTTATTGAGCGCAGACCAGCACCAGCAGAGCGAATTGCAGAACAGTAGTTTTGCCTATTATTACCAATATTTAATTACCAAAAGTCTTAAAGATGTCGGGCTGAAGCCTGATAAATTTAACGAGCTTTTTAATTATTTGGCAAATCTGGCGTGGCTTTATTCAACAACCGAAATACATCAGGCTTCTCTGAGCGAGTTAAATGAGTTCAACCGTATCTTTTCCGATAAATATATTACGGTACAACTTAAAGAACGATTAGATTTACTAACGGCAGCAAAAATATTAACCAGACAAGATGATTATTATAGTTTTACCTACCCCTATATTTATTATTACTTTGTAGGTATGTATGCAGCAGAGCATTTAAGCCATCCTGACAACAAGGTCAAACAAATTGTTGGGGATTGGTGTTCAAACTTAAATCGTAGAGCAAACGCGCATTCGGTATTGTTTCTAACACATCATAGCAATGACACATGGGTAATCGATCAAGTAGCGAACGTCTTAAAAAATTGCTTCCCTGAATACAAGGCAATGGAGTTTAACGGGGATACTGATGTATTAAATAGTTTGATTGATTCAGTTACAGGGATATTGATAGAAGCTCCAAATGTTCACTTGAATCAAATGCAACTGCGAGAAATGCAGGATACAAATGAACAACATGACTATGAAGATTCAGACACAAACGATTTGAAATTCATAGGCAAAATTAATCTTATGCTTCGCACTGCAGAAATTTTGGGTCAAATACTGAAGAATTATTATGGATCACTAGAAAAAACGGTTAAATCTGACTTATTGCATCAAGTGGTAAGTGGGCCATTAAGGCTTATCCGAGGAATTATAGAAATAATGACGGAAGACCCTGAGGCTCTTGTTAAATCAATCGAAGGTTTAATTGATGACCCTGAAGAAAAATTAGACGCAGCAAGAAAAAAAGAGGCCGCACGAAAATTTGCATTTAGATTATTAGGATTAGTTTCTACTAACTTCATAATCAAATCCGCACAAAATATTAATACTGAATCTTTAGAAGAAGATTTAGATGCATATGTAAAAAAAGACCCGACCAATGCTAAAAAACTTCTTTATGCCGCAACTAAGCTCACACAGGCAGGAAAGATTCCAATGGATACTATAAGAAAGTTATCCGAAGACCTTCAACCAAATGCCTTTGCTTTTACTATTCTTCAATCATTGGGCGTATTCCACTTGTACTTATTTCATACAAGTTTCGAAGAAAAACAAAACTTGTGTAAATATTTGAAGATCAGTATGGACTCATCACTATCTATTGATTTATTACACAGTAAAACGAAAATGATTGGTAAACAAAATACCTAA